A region from the Arachis ipaensis cultivar K30076 chromosome B01, Araip1.1, whole genome shotgun sequence genome encodes:
- the LOC107641566 gene encoding autophagy-related protein 18b isoform X2 translates to MANQSSSSSCPILCASFNQDHTCFAIGTRDGFRIFDTNSGRLCYQRFVGGFVIVEMLFSSSLLAIVGAGDKPSLSPRRLCLFNTTTSAALRELNFLTSILAVRMNRQRLVVILQDKAYIYELNSLTILETIDTVPNIKGICAFSTSLDACYLALPASTTKGSALLYNVMDRHLHCEIEAHRSPLVAMVLSSNGMYIATASEQGTIIRVHLVSDATKLPDILAASSSSGSVHVFTLAHASQPRLKRSSSILGSIIPDAVSDVLDPAFHHVLHNVVPAGIKSYAVIRKVDNVTDSSTSEFLACRAIMSVITYNGQFKEYNLSVDAHNDLTWSLGREFNLLTVTPDKAVIS, encoded by the exons ATGGCGAACCAATCATCTTCATCTTCGTGCCCTATCCTTTGCGCTTCTTTCAACCAGGATCACAC TTGCTTCGCTATTGGCACCAGAGATGGATTCAGAATATTTGATACCAATTCAGGAAGGCTCTGCTACCAAAGAT TTGTTGGAGGTTTTGTTATTGTTGAGATGTTGTTCAGCTCAAGTCTTCTTGCTATTGTTGGAGCTGGTGATAAG CCATCTCTGTCCCCACGACGTCTCTGTTTATTTAATACAACCACTTCTGCTGCTCTTAGGGAATTGAACTTTCTAACTTCAATACTTGCTGTTCGCATGAATAGACAAAG ACTCGTTGTCATTTTACAAGACAAAGCTTATATATATGAATTAAATAGCCTCACAATCTTGGAGACTATTGACACAGTGCCAAACATTAAAG GGATCTGCGCATTTTCCACTTCTTTGGATGCTTGCTATTTGGCTCTTCCTGCTAGCACCACCAAAGGATCTGCATTGTTGTATAATGTCATGGATCGTCACTTACACTGTGAG ATTGAGGCTCATCGTTCACCACTGGTTGCAATGGTTCTTTCGTCAAATGGAATGTATATAGCCACAGCTTCCGAGCAAGGAACCATAATCAGAGTTCATTTGGTTTCAGATGCAACAAAG CTTCCGGATATTCTTGCAGCCTCGAGTTCTTCTGGTTCTGTTCATGTTTTTACTCTTGCACATGCTTCACAACCAAG ACTCAAGAGATCGAGTAGTATTCTTGGATCAATTATTCCTGATGCTGTAAGCGATGTGCTCGATCCTGCTTTTCATCATGTACTTCATAATGTTGTTCCTGCAGGGATCAAAAG CTATGCGGTAATTCGCAAGGTTGATAATGTCACTGACTCCTCAACATCTGAATTTTTAGCTTGTAG GGCCATTATGTCTGTAATAACTTATAACGGTCAGTTCAAGGAATACAACTTAAGCGTTGATGCCCACAATGATCTAACTTGGTCTCTGGGACGTGAATTCAATCTTTTGACAGTGACTCCGGACAAGGCTGTCATTTCATGA
- the LOC107641566 gene encoding autophagy-related protein 18b isoform X1, producing MANQSSSSSCPILCASFNQDHTCFAIGTRDGFRIFDTNSGRLCYQRFVGGFVIVEMLFSSSLLAIVGAGDKPSLSPRRLCLFNTTTSAALRELNFLTSILAVRMNRQRLVVILQDKAYIYELNSLTILETIDTVPNIKGICAFSTSLDACYLALPASTTKGSALLYNVMDRHLHCEIEAHRSPLVAMVLSSNGMYIATASEQGTIIRVHLVSDATKSYSFRRGSYPSTIYSLSFGPSKQLPDILAASSSSGSVHVFTLAHASQPRLKRSSSILGSIIPDAVSDVLDPAFHHVLHNVVPAGIKSYAVIRKVDNVTDSSTSEFLACRAIMSVITYNGQFKEYNLSVDAHNDLTWSLGREFNLLTVTPDKAVIS from the exons ATGGCGAACCAATCATCTTCATCTTCGTGCCCTATCCTTTGCGCTTCTTTCAACCAGGATCACAC TTGCTTCGCTATTGGCACCAGAGATGGATTCAGAATATTTGATACCAATTCAGGAAGGCTCTGCTACCAAAGAT TTGTTGGAGGTTTTGTTATTGTTGAGATGTTGTTCAGCTCAAGTCTTCTTGCTATTGTTGGAGCTGGTGATAAG CCATCTCTGTCCCCACGACGTCTCTGTTTATTTAATACAACCACTTCTGCTGCTCTTAGGGAATTGAACTTTCTAACTTCAATACTTGCTGTTCGCATGAATAGACAAAG ACTCGTTGTCATTTTACAAGACAAAGCTTATATATATGAATTAAATAGCCTCACAATCTTGGAGACTATTGACACAGTGCCAAACATTAAAG GGATCTGCGCATTTTCCACTTCTTTGGATGCTTGCTATTTGGCTCTTCCTGCTAGCACCACCAAAGGATCTGCATTGTTGTATAATGTCATGGATCGTCACTTACACTGTGAG ATTGAGGCTCATCGTTCACCACTGGTTGCAATGGTTCTTTCGTCAAATGGAATGTATATAGCCACAGCTTCCGAGCAAGGAACCATAATCAGAGTTCATTTGGTTTCAGATGCAACAAAG TCATATAGCTTTCGAAGGGGGTCTTATCCATCGACTATTTATTCTTTGTCATTTGGGCCGTCAAAGCAGCTTCCGGATATTCTTGCAGCCTCGAGTTCTTCTGGTTCTGTTCATGTTTTTACTCTTGCACATGCTTCACAACCAAG ACTCAAGAGATCGAGTAGTATTCTTGGATCAATTATTCCTGATGCTGTAAGCGATGTGCTCGATCCTGCTTTTCATCATGTACTTCATAATGTTGTTCCTGCAGGGATCAAAAG CTATGCGGTAATTCGCAAGGTTGATAATGTCACTGACTCCTCAACATCTGAATTTTTAGCTTGTAG GGCCATTATGTCTGTAATAACTTATAACGGTCAGTTCAAGGAATACAACTTAAGCGTTGATGCCCACAATGATCTAACTTGGTCTCTGGGACGTGAATTCAATCTTTTGACAGTGACTCCGGACAAGGCTGTCATTTCATGA
- the LOC107641576 gene encoding transmembrane protein 208 homolog, with amino-acid sequence MANQGAKKRKEENARHMARLRQVIISCNVIYALVRMLFFHSTFTWKHWIGLIVTSLAYFIPYKQLAKMATPSYDDDGELLDGGFDMTTGGVCGYLHDVIYITCFVQVMSIISGKFWYTYLVIPAFGAYQSFGFIKRFLPGRSEEPYEDEKTRKKREKMEKKASRPKFVKTRTR; translated from the exons atggcGAATCAAGGCGCTAAGAAACGCAAGGAAGAGAACGCTCGTCACATGGCTAGGCTTCGCCAAGTCATCATATCCTGCAAC GTAATCTATGCATTAGTGAGGATGTTGTTCTTCCATTCCACATTCACCTGGAAGCACTGGATTGGGCTAATTGTGACATCTCTGGCATATTTTATACCATATAAACAACTTGCTAAGATGGCGACGCCAAGTTATGATGACGATGGTGAACTTTTAGATGGTGGTTTTGATATGACTACTGGTGGAGTTTGTGG CTATTTACATGATGTTATCTACATAACATGCTTTGTGCAAGTTATGTCTATCATCTCTGGAAAATTTTGGTACACATATCTTGTG ATACCAGCTTTTGGAGCATACCAATCTTTTGGCTTCATTAAAAGGTTTTTGCCAGGACGTTCAGAG GAACCATATGAAGATGAAAAGACCCGCaagaagagggaaaagatggAGAAGAAAGCATCCAGGCCTAAGTTCGTCAAGACAAGAACTAGATAG
- the LOC107641601 gene encoding lactation elevated protein 1 isoform X1 — protein sequence MTSLARSLRRLRPAVIWIGDVVAETPHQLQKTSHIHSSCHRVLNPAQTNLFKNHSFTASTRPISVHAAKLTNGAAETNRAGPLVEYERRICSGELVDGDRCQVVTLTELQRLYDELVQSADECQLDRNVEKPVRSGWLWSRLLSHPSHSPVKGLYLYGGVGTGKTMLMDLFFDQLPSNWRKKRIHFHDFMLKVHGLLQKHKGLSDPLEVVAGEISEEAILLCLDEFMVTDVADALVLNRLFKHLFSKGIILVATSNRAPDNLYEGGLQRDLFLPFIATLKERCVIHEIGSSIDYRKMTSGEEGFYFIGTDSSAFLKQKFQQLVGEGTATPKEVEVVMGRKLKVPLGANGCAYFTFEELCDRPLGAADYLGLFKNFHTLALEGIPIFGLQNKSAAHRFVTLIDVTYENKARLLCTAEGSPQELFEKIVTISEAKQMAPRTASRSQKSDVSDLCVDNELGFAKDRTISRLTEINSREYLEQHAAMLAEKKVDQGRMDQDAVEA from the exons ATGACAAGCTTGGCTCGTTCTCTTCGCCGGTTGCGACCGGCGGTAATTTGGATCGGTGATGTAGTTGCAGAAACACCACATCAATTGCAAAAGACCTCTCATATTCATAGTTCATGTCACAGAGTTCTTAATCCTGCTCAAACCAACTTGTTCAAGAACCATTCATTCACCGCATCCACAAGACCTATCTCAGTTCACGCTGCAAAACTCACCAATGGAG CTGCAGAAACAAATAGAGCAGGGCCTCTTGTGGAGTATGAACGAAGAATCTGTAGCGGCGAGCTAGTAGATGGTGATAGATGCCAG GTAGTAACCTTGACGGAACTTCAGAGACTTTATGACGAGCTTGTTCAGTCTGCGGATGAATGCCAATTGGATCGCAATGTGGAAAAACCTGTAAG GAGTGGCTGGTTGTGGTCTCGTTTGCTATCACATCCTTCTCATTCACCAGTAAAGGGTCTGTATCTGTATGGAGGAGTGGGTACTGGTAAAACTATGCTGATGGACCTTTTCTTTGACCAATT GCCCTCTAATTGGAGGAAAAAGAGGATCCATTTTCATGACTTCATGTTAAAAGTACATGGCCTATTACAA AAGCATAAGGGTTTATCAGATCCACTTGAGGTTGTTGCAGGGGAAATTTCTGAGGAAGCCATTTTGTTATGCCTTGATGAATTTATG GTAACAGATGTTGCTGATGCATTGGTACTAAATCGCTTGTTTAAACATTTGTTTAGCAAAGGCATT ATTCTAGTTGCCACTTCAAATCGTGCACCAGATAATCTATATGAGGGAGGATTGCAGAGGGATCTCTTTTTGCCATTCATTGCGACATTGAAG GAAAGATGTGTAATACATGAGATCGGTTCATCAATTGACTACCGCAAAATGACTTCA GGTGAAGAAGGATTCTACTTCATTGGCACAGATTCATCTGCCTTTCTTAAGCAAAAGTTTCAGCAGTTAGTTGGAGAAGGAACAGCTACTCCCAAAGAAGTGGAGGTAGTGATGGGAAGGAAACTGAAA GTTCCATTGGGAGCTAATGGATGTGCCTATTTTACTTTTGAGGAACTTTGTGACAGGCCCCTTGGTGCTGCAGACTATTTGGGATTATTCA AGAACTTTCACACATTAGCACTGGAAGGCATCCCAATTTTCGGGCTTCAAAATAAATCAGCTGCACATAGATTTGTCACATTAATTGAT GTTACATATGAGAACAAAGCGAGGCTATTGTGTACAGCTGAAGGAAGCCCTCAAGAGCTTTTTGAAAAAATAGTAACAATATCAGAGGCTAAACAAATGGCACCCAGGACCGCTTCAAGATCACAGAAAAGTGATGTCTCCGACCTTTGTGTAGACAATGAACTCGGATTTGCCAAAGACCGTACTATTAGTAG ATTGACAGAGATTAACAGCAGGGAATACTTGGAACAGCATGCTGCCATGTTGGCTGAAAAGAAAGTCGACCAAGGAAGAATGGATCAGGATGCCGTTGAAGCTTGA
- the LOC107641601 gene encoding lactation elevated protein 1 isoform X2, which produces MTSLARSLRRLRPAVIWIGDVVAETPHQLQKTSHIHSSCHRVLNPAQTNLFKNHSFTASTRPISVHAAKLTNGAAETNRAGPLVEYERRICSGELVDGDRCQVVTLTELQRLYDELVQSADECQLDRNVEKPVRSGWLWSRLLSHPSHSPVKGLYLYGGVGTGKTMLMDLFFDQLPSNWRKKRIHFHDFMLKVHGLLQKHKGLSDPLEVVAGEISEEAILLCLDEFMVTDVADALVLNRLFKHLFSKGIILVATSNRAPDNLYEGGLQRDLFLPFIATLKGEEGFYFIGTDSSAFLKQKFQQLVGEGTATPKEVEVVMGRKLKVPLGANGCAYFTFEELCDRPLGAADYLGLFKNFHTLALEGIPIFGLQNKSAAHRFVTLIDVTYENKARLLCTAEGSPQELFEKIVTISEAKQMAPRTASRSQKSDVSDLCVDNELGFAKDRTISRLTEINSREYLEQHAAMLAEKKVDQGRMDQDAVEA; this is translated from the exons ATGACAAGCTTGGCTCGTTCTCTTCGCCGGTTGCGACCGGCGGTAATTTGGATCGGTGATGTAGTTGCAGAAACACCACATCAATTGCAAAAGACCTCTCATATTCATAGTTCATGTCACAGAGTTCTTAATCCTGCTCAAACCAACTTGTTCAAGAACCATTCATTCACCGCATCCACAAGACCTATCTCAGTTCACGCTGCAAAACTCACCAATGGAG CTGCAGAAACAAATAGAGCAGGGCCTCTTGTGGAGTATGAACGAAGAATCTGTAGCGGCGAGCTAGTAGATGGTGATAGATGCCAG GTAGTAACCTTGACGGAACTTCAGAGACTTTATGACGAGCTTGTTCAGTCTGCGGATGAATGCCAATTGGATCGCAATGTGGAAAAACCTGTAAG GAGTGGCTGGTTGTGGTCTCGTTTGCTATCACATCCTTCTCATTCACCAGTAAAGGGTCTGTATCTGTATGGAGGAGTGGGTACTGGTAAAACTATGCTGATGGACCTTTTCTTTGACCAATT GCCCTCTAATTGGAGGAAAAAGAGGATCCATTTTCATGACTTCATGTTAAAAGTACATGGCCTATTACAA AAGCATAAGGGTTTATCAGATCCACTTGAGGTTGTTGCAGGGGAAATTTCTGAGGAAGCCATTTTGTTATGCCTTGATGAATTTATG GTAACAGATGTTGCTGATGCATTGGTACTAAATCGCTTGTTTAAACATTTGTTTAGCAAAGGCATT ATTCTAGTTGCCACTTCAAATCGTGCACCAGATAATCTATATGAGGGAGGATTGCAGAGGGATCTCTTTTTGCCATTCATTGCGACATTGAAG GGTGAAGAAGGATTCTACTTCATTGGCACAGATTCATCTGCCTTTCTTAAGCAAAAGTTTCAGCAGTTAGTTGGAGAAGGAACAGCTACTCCCAAAGAAGTGGAGGTAGTGATGGGAAGGAAACTGAAA GTTCCATTGGGAGCTAATGGATGTGCCTATTTTACTTTTGAGGAACTTTGTGACAGGCCCCTTGGTGCTGCAGACTATTTGGGATTATTCA AGAACTTTCACACATTAGCACTGGAAGGCATCCCAATTTTCGGGCTTCAAAATAAATCAGCTGCACATAGATTTGTCACATTAATTGAT GTTACATATGAGAACAAAGCGAGGCTATTGTGTACAGCTGAAGGAAGCCCTCAAGAGCTTTTTGAAAAAATAGTAACAATATCAGAGGCTAAACAAATGGCACCCAGGACCGCTTCAAGATCACAGAAAAGTGATGTCTCCGACCTTTGTGTAGACAATGAACTCGGATTTGCCAAAGACCGTACTATTAGTAG ATTGACAGAGATTAACAGCAGGGAATACTTGGAACAGCATGCTGCCATGTTGGCTGAAAAGAAAGTCGACCAAGGAAGAATGGATCAGGATGCCGTTGAAGCTTGA
- the LOC107641586 gene encoding 5'-nucleotidase domain-containing protein DDB_G0275467 isoform X1, giving the protein MASLRFRLRNLLLFPSSIHHHTTLLSSSLHHQGICGSSRSYGVVDSPKQCRSDSERDEFLPDVEIAALRREFESAKQSFQRIPDALKEMPKMNPKGIYVNKNLRLDKLQVYGFDYDYTLAHYSSALQTLIYDLAKEYMVNELRYPEICMEFKYDPSFPIRGLYYDKSKGCLMKLDFFGSIEPDGCYFGRRRLSRREIRDVYGTRHIGRDQARSLVGLMDFFCFSEACLLADIVQYFVDAKLEFDASYIYEDVIRAIDHVHRSGRVHRGILSDPHRYLVKNGTMLSFLKMLREKGKKLFLLTNSPYYFVDGGMRFMLQDSMDCRDSWMELFDVVIAKANKPQFYTSDHPFRCYDMEKDKLTFTKVEKFLPNKIYYHGCLKSFLQITKWKGPEVIYFGDHLFSDLRGPSKAGWRTAAIIHELENEIRIQNGDNYRWEQAKFHIIQELLGKLHATAANSMRTSSCNLLLEELNGERQKARNMMKTMFNKSFGATFLTSTGQESAFAYNIHQYADVYTSKPENFLLHSTEAWLHVPYDVKIMPHHVKIPSSLFKT; this is encoded by the exons ATGGCCTCTCTTCGTTTTCGTCTCCGAAATCTCCTTCTATTCCCTTCCTCTATACACCACCAC ACTACGCTGCTTTCATCTTCTCTACACCACCAAG GGATTTGCGGAAGCTCTCGAAGCTATGGCGTTGTTGATTCGCCCAAACAGTGTCGTTCGGACTCGGAACGCGATGAATTTCTTCCCGATGTGGAGATTGCAGCGCTCCGCCGCGAATTCGAATCTGCCAAACAGAGCTTTCAAAGGATTCCCGATGCCCTCAAAGAAATGCCCAAAATGAATCCTAAAG GCATATATGTGAATAAGAACTTGAGATTGGACAAATTGCAAGTTTATGGTTTTGACTACGATTACACATTGGCACATTACTCATCTGCCTTGCAGACTTTGATATATGACTTGGCCAAGGAGTACATGGTGAATGAG CTTAGGTATCCTGAGATTTGCATGGAATTCAAGTATGATCCAAGTTTCCCCATTCGAGGCTTATACTATGATAAGTCTAAAGGGTGCCTAATGAAGCTGGATTTCTTCGGGTCAATTGAGCCAGATGGATGTTATTTTGGTCGACGCAGG CTAAGCCGAAGGGAAATTCGTGATGTATATGGAACACGACATATTGGTCGTGATCAAGCTCGATCACTTGTTGGTTTGATGGATTTCTTCTGCTTCAGTGAG GCATGCCTCCTTGCAGATATAGTGCAATACTTTGTTGATGCCAAGCTAGAATTTGATGCTTCCTACATATATGAAGACGTAATTCGGGCAATTGATCATGTCCACCGGAGTGGCCGGGTTCATAGAGGAATTCTCTCTGATCCACATAGATACTTAGTTAAAAAT GGGACGATGTTGAGTTTTCTTAAGATGCTAAGGGAGAAGGGCAAGAAGCTTTTCTTGTTGACTAATTCTCCTTATTACTTTGTGGATGGAGGAATGCGTTTTATGTTACAG GATTCTATGGATTGTAGAGACTCCTGGATGGAACTGTTTGATGTTGTGATTGCTAAGGCTAATAAACCACAGTTTTATACATCTGATCATCCATTCCG TTGTTATGACATGGAGAAGGACAAATTAACTTTTACAAAAGTCGAGAAATTTCTTCCAAACAAAATATATTACCATGGATGCCTCAAATCCTTTCTCCAAATAACCAAGTGGAAGGGCCCAGAG GTGATATATTTTGGAGATCATCTATTTAGCGACCTGAGAGGTCCCTCAAAGGCAGGTTGGCGCACAGCTGCTATCATCCATGAACTAGAG AATGAAATACGAATACAGAATGGAGATAATTACCGTTGGGAACAG GCCAAGTTTCATATAATACAAGAATTACTAGGTAAGTTGCATGCAACTGCGGCTAATAGTATGAGAACCTCgtcttgcaatttacttctggAAGAACTTAATGGGGAAAGGCAAAAAGCACGCAATATGATGAAGACGATGTTTAATAAGTCTTTTGGAGCAACATTCCTGACTAGTACAGGTCAGGAATCTGCTTTTGCTTATAACATTCATCAGTATGCAGATGTTTATACCAGTAAGCCGGAGAATTTTCTTCTCCATTCAACTGAAGCTTGGCTTCATGTTCCATATGATGTCAAGATTATGCCTCATCACGTGAAG ATTCCATCAAGTTTGTTTAAAACCTGA
- the LOC107641586 gene encoding 5'-nucleotidase domain-containing protein DDB_G0275467 isoform X3, with protein MASLRFRLRNLLLFPSSIHHHTTLLSSSLHHQGICGSSRSYGVVDSPKQCRSDSERDEFLPDVEIAALRREFESAKQSFQRIPDALKEMPKMNPKGIYVNKNLRLDKLQVYGFDYDYTLAHYSSALQTLIYDLAKEYMVNELRYPEICMEFKYDPSFPIRGLYYDKSKGCLMKLDFFGSIEPDGCYFGRRRLSRREIRDVYGTRHIGRDQARSLVGLMDFFCFSEACLLADIVQYFVDAKLEFDASYIYEDVIRAIDHVHRSGRVHRGILSDPHRYLVKNDSMDCRDSWMELFDVVIAKANKPQFYTSDHPFRCYDMEKDKLTFTKVEKFLPNKIYYHGCLKSFLQITKWKGPEVIYFGDHLFSDLRGPSKAGWRTAAIIHELENEIRIQNGDNYRWEQAKFHIIQELLGKLHATAANSMRTSSCNLLLEELNGERQKARNMMKTMFNKSFGATFLTSTGQESAFAYNIHQYADVYTSKPENFLLHSTEAWLHVPYDVKIMPHHVKIPSSLFKT; from the exons ATGGCCTCTCTTCGTTTTCGTCTCCGAAATCTCCTTCTATTCCCTTCCTCTATACACCACCAC ACTACGCTGCTTTCATCTTCTCTACACCACCAAG GGATTTGCGGAAGCTCTCGAAGCTATGGCGTTGTTGATTCGCCCAAACAGTGTCGTTCGGACTCGGAACGCGATGAATTTCTTCCCGATGTGGAGATTGCAGCGCTCCGCCGCGAATTCGAATCTGCCAAACAGAGCTTTCAAAGGATTCCCGATGCCCTCAAAGAAATGCCCAAAATGAATCCTAAAG GCATATATGTGAATAAGAACTTGAGATTGGACAAATTGCAAGTTTATGGTTTTGACTACGATTACACATTGGCACATTACTCATCTGCCTTGCAGACTTTGATATATGACTTGGCCAAGGAGTACATGGTGAATGAG CTTAGGTATCCTGAGATTTGCATGGAATTCAAGTATGATCCAAGTTTCCCCATTCGAGGCTTATACTATGATAAGTCTAAAGGGTGCCTAATGAAGCTGGATTTCTTCGGGTCAATTGAGCCAGATGGATGTTATTTTGGTCGACGCAGG CTAAGCCGAAGGGAAATTCGTGATGTATATGGAACACGACATATTGGTCGTGATCAAGCTCGATCACTTGTTGGTTTGATGGATTTCTTCTGCTTCAGTGAG GCATGCCTCCTTGCAGATATAGTGCAATACTTTGTTGATGCCAAGCTAGAATTTGATGCTTCCTACATATATGAAGACGTAATTCGGGCAATTGATCATGTCCACCGGAGTGGCCGGGTTCATAGAGGAATTCTCTCTGATCCACATAGATACTTAGTTAAAAAT GATTCTATGGATTGTAGAGACTCCTGGATGGAACTGTTTGATGTTGTGATTGCTAAGGCTAATAAACCACAGTTTTATACATCTGATCATCCATTCCG TTGTTATGACATGGAGAAGGACAAATTAACTTTTACAAAAGTCGAGAAATTTCTTCCAAACAAAATATATTACCATGGATGCCTCAAATCCTTTCTCCAAATAACCAAGTGGAAGGGCCCAGAG GTGATATATTTTGGAGATCATCTATTTAGCGACCTGAGAGGTCCCTCAAAGGCAGGTTGGCGCACAGCTGCTATCATCCATGAACTAGAG AATGAAATACGAATACAGAATGGAGATAATTACCGTTGGGAACAG GCCAAGTTTCATATAATACAAGAATTACTAGGTAAGTTGCATGCAACTGCGGCTAATAGTATGAGAACCTCgtcttgcaatttacttctggAAGAACTTAATGGGGAAAGGCAAAAAGCACGCAATATGATGAAGACGATGTTTAATAAGTCTTTTGGAGCAACATTCCTGACTAGTACAGGTCAGGAATCTGCTTTTGCTTATAACATTCATCAGTATGCAGATGTTTATACCAGTAAGCCGGAGAATTTTCTTCTCCATTCAACTGAAGCTTGGCTTCATGTTCCATATGATGTCAAGATTATGCCTCATCACGTGAAG ATTCCATCAAGTTTGTTTAAAACCTGA
- the LOC107641586 gene encoding 5'-nucleotidase domain-containing protein DDB_G0275467 isoform X2 — protein sequence MASLRFRLRNLLLFPSSIHHHTTLLSSSLHHQGICGSSRSYGVVDSPKQCRSDSERDEFLPDVEIAALRREFESAKQSFQRIPDALKEMPKMNPKGIYVNKNLRLDKLQVYGFDYDYTLAHYSSALQTLIYDLAKEYMVNELRYPEICMEFKYDPSFPIRGLYYDKSKGCLMKLDFFGSIEPDGCYFGRRRLSRREIRDVYGTRHIGRDQARSLVGLMDFFCFSEACLLADIVQYFVDAKLEFDASYIYEDVIRAIDHVHRSGRVHRGILSDPHRYLVKNGTMLSFLKMLREKGKKLFLLTNSPYYFVDGGMRFMLQDSMDCRDSWMELFDVVIAKANKPQFYTSDHPFRCYDMEKDKLTFTKVEKFLPNKIYYHGCLKSFLQITKWKGPENEIRIQNGDNYRWEQAKFHIIQELLGKLHATAANSMRTSSCNLLLEELNGERQKARNMMKTMFNKSFGATFLTSTGQESAFAYNIHQYADVYTSKPENFLLHSTEAWLHVPYDVKIMPHHVKIPSSLFKT from the exons ATGGCCTCTCTTCGTTTTCGTCTCCGAAATCTCCTTCTATTCCCTTCCTCTATACACCACCAC ACTACGCTGCTTTCATCTTCTCTACACCACCAAG GGATTTGCGGAAGCTCTCGAAGCTATGGCGTTGTTGATTCGCCCAAACAGTGTCGTTCGGACTCGGAACGCGATGAATTTCTTCCCGATGTGGAGATTGCAGCGCTCCGCCGCGAATTCGAATCTGCCAAACAGAGCTTTCAAAGGATTCCCGATGCCCTCAAAGAAATGCCCAAAATGAATCCTAAAG GCATATATGTGAATAAGAACTTGAGATTGGACAAATTGCAAGTTTATGGTTTTGACTACGATTACACATTGGCACATTACTCATCTGCCTTGCAGACTTTGATATATGACTTGGCCAAGGAGTACATGGTGAATGAG CTTAGGTATCCTGAGATTTGCATGGAATTCAAGTATGATCCAAGTTTCCCCATTCGAGGCTTATACTATGATAAGTCTAAAGGGTGCCTAATGAAGCTGGATTTCTTCGGGTCAATTGAGCCAGATGGATGTTATTTTGGTCGACGCAGG CTAAGCCGAAGGGAAATTCGTGATGTATATGGAACACGACATATTGGTCGTGATCAAGCTCGATCACTTGTTGGTTTGATGGATTTCTTCTGCTTCAGTGAG GCATGCCTCCTTGCAGATATAGTGCAATACTTTGTTGATGCCAAGCTAGAATTTGATGCTTCCTACATATATGAAGACGTAATTCGGGCAATTGATCATGTCCACCGGAGTGGCCGGGTTCATAGAGGAATTCTCTCTGATCCACATAGATACTTAGTTAAAAAT GGGACGATGTTGAGTTTTCTTAAGATGCTAAGGGAGAAGGGCAAGAAGCTTTTCTTGTTGACTAATTCTCCTTATTACTTTGTGGATGGAGGAATGCGTTTTATGTTACAG GATTCTATGGATTGTAGAGACTCCTGGATGGAACTGTTTGATGTTGTGATTGCTAAGGCTAATAAACCACAGTTTTATACATCTGATCATCCATTCCG TTGTTATGACATGGAGAAGGACAAATTAACTTTTACAAAAGTCGAGAAATTTCTTCCAAACAAAATATATTACCATGGATGCCTCAAATCCTTTCTCCAAATAACCAAGTGGAAGGGCCCAGAG AATGAAATACGAATACAGAATGGAGATAATTACCGTTGGGAACAG GCCAAGTTTCATATAATACAAGAATTACTAGGTAAGTTGCATGCAACTGCGGCTAATAGTATGAGAACCTCgtcttgcaatttacttctggAAGAACTTAATGGGGAAAGGCAAAAAGCACGCAATATGATGAAGACGATGTTTAATAAGTCTTTTGGAGCAACATTCCTGACTAGTACAGGTCAGGAATCTGCTTTTGCTTATAACATTCATCAGTATGCAGATGTTTATACCAGTAAGCCGGAGAATTTTCTTCTCCATTCAACTGAAGCTTGGCTTCATGTTCCATATGATGTCAAGATTATGCCTCATCACGTGAAG ATTCCATCAAGTTTGTTTAAAACCTGA